The proteins below are encoded in one region of Nilaparvata lugens isolate BPH chromosome X, ASM1435652v1, whole genome shotgun sequence:
- the LOC120354408 gene encoding piggyBac transposable element-derived protein 4-like: MARFIDPKDFDRVLNELESEEERGEQNDFEDDIDFEAEVIEHDRHNSESENDLEEPMEVDEAPVMREEEENLEGLRFFIGKNGDTLWANRPLHQTTKTKAVNIIKTIPGPKGEARKCKSRSECFLKIISESMIQKIVEYTNIFISKQKDERKNDSVDEDGFRDRDYRPTTREEVLALFGALFLIAVKRGNRSDVSEFFTTNGTGLTILRANFSERRFRMLLRSLRFDDITTRVERSLQDKLAPIREFHASFIENCQSAYNVGECITIDEMLVAFRGRCSFIQYMPQKPAKYGLKIYASCDSQTFYTNNMLI, from the exons AT GGCACGTTTCATCGATCCGAAGGATTTCGATCGGGTCCTCAACGAGTTGGAATCTGAAGAAGAACGTGGAGAGCAGAATGACTTTGAAGACGACATCGATTTTGAAGCTGAAGTCATTGAACATGATCGACACAACAGCGAATCTGAAAACGACTTGGAAGAGCCGATGGAGGTTGATGAGGCGCCTGtgatgagagaagaagaagaaaacttgGAAGGTTTAAGATTTTTCATTGGGAAAAATGGTGATACATTGTGGGCAAATAGACCTCTCCACcaaacaacaaaaacaaaagctgtaaatataataaagacAATTCCTGGACCAAAAGGGGAGGCAAGAAAGTGTAAAAGTAGGAGTGAATGTTTCCTGAAAATAATTTCGGAATCGatgattcaaaaaattgtagaatatacaaatatatttatttcaaaacaaaaagatGAAAGAAAAAACGATAGTGTAGATGAAGATGGTTTTAGGGACAGAGATTATAGGCCTACCACTAGAGAAGAAGTTTTAGCTTTATTTGGAGCTTTATTTTTGATTGCTGTGAAACGGGGAAACCGAAGTGATGTTTCTGAGTTTTTTACTACAAATGGAACTGGGTTGACTATATTACGTGCTAACTTCAGTGAGCGTCGATTCCGTATGTTGTTGAGGTCACTTCGATTTGATGACATCACCACCAGAGTGGAGCGATCTCTCCAAGATAAATTAGCTCCTATCCGCGAATTCCATGCTTCATTCATAGAGAACTGTCAAAGTGCATATAATGTTGGTGAATGTATTACAATTGACGAGATGCTGGTAGCTTTTCGAGGACGATGCAGTTTCATACAATACATGCCCCAGAAGCCAGCAAAATATGGTTTGAAAATTTATGCAAGTTGCGACTCACAAACTTTTTACACGAATAATATGTTGATATAA